The Verrucomicrobium spinosum DSM 4136 = JCM 18804 DNA segment TCTTGCCTGTATTGACATGCAGTTTGCATGAAAACAGGCAAAGCATCAAGATTCAAGTCGAGAGCTAAATAGCTCATTCAGAGCGGTTTACCAACATCATTTCACGTTGGAACCGAACCTGCAAGAGAGGGAAGGCAGAAGCGCGTCAACGGCGTGCCCCCTTCCATGAAATCGACTCTTTTCCATCCCATCGTCTCCATCATTGCCGGCATTTGCGTGCTGATCTTTCCCGCACTGCTGAACTACGTGGTGGGTATCTATCTCATTCTGACAGGTGTGCTCGCTCTGAGTGGTCGCCGGTCATGATCTGATTGAAAACGAGAAGACGAACAAAGTCCCATTTGATCCGCGATTCCCCCTTTCCCCCAAAACCTAAGGCCAGATCAGAACAAAAACATCCACTACAAACCACACCCCTCCTTCTATGAAATACGATATGAAATCCAGCCTGATGATTGCCGTCGCCCTTTTCTTCACGGGTGCTTCTGCCCTCCTGTTCACCAGTTGTGAAGAGAAGCCCCGCTCCGCCACCGAAGCAGTAAAAGACGGTCTCGATATGCGTGAAAACGAGAAAGCCAAGGACGCTGGCGAGGACCTCAAAGACGCGGCCAAAGACGCAGCCGATGGTGTGAAGGATGCGGCCAAAGACGCCAAGGACGCCGTGAAGG contains these protein-coding regions:
- a CDS encoding DUF3096 domain-containing protein — translated: MKSTLFHPIVSIIAGICVLIFPALLNYVVGIYLILTGVLALSGRRS